One genomic window of Glycine soja cultivar W05 chromosome 9, ASM419377v2, whole genome shotgun sequence includes the following:
- the LOC114368873 gene encoding subtilisin-like protease SBT6.1 isoform X1, whose product MATTTQWSSLSLSLLLLSIALFQTLTPNSSPSPPPPNYIVAFSHYAAADRHRAYLESALRPGGWRWIPRQNPAAQFPTDFGLVAIDDSAVVDEIRKLGSVKYVSLDMSYKRGLMTKKDQRRNDKKVGAFEDGKKKRPGKIFTAMSFCEAEEGGGEEEHASNRGSSVKWGRELLMQRSQVTSMFGAKDLWAKGYTGAKVKMAIFDTGIRADHPHFHNIKERTNWTNEDTLNDNLGHGTFVAGVIAGVDAECLGFAPDTEIYAFRVFTDAQVSYTSWFLDAFNYAIATNMDVLNLSIGGPDYLDLPFVEKIWEITANNIIMVSAIGNDGPLYGTLNNPADQSDVIGVGGIDYSDHIASFSSRGMSTWELPHGYGRVKPDIVAYGRDIMGSKISAGCKSLSGTSVASPVVAGVVCLLVSVIPEPDRKNILNPASMKQALVEGAAKLSGPNMYEQGAGRVDLLKSYEILKSYKPRASIFPSVLDYTVCPYTWPFCRQPLYAGAMPVIFNATILNGMGVVGYVDSPPTWHPSDEEGNLLSIHFTYSEIIWPWTGYLALHMQIKEEGAQFSGKIEGNVTLRVSSPPAHGEKDPRISICVLQLKLNVVPTPPRSKRILWDQFHNIKYPPGYIPRDSLDVRNDILDWHGDHLHTNFHIMFNMLRDAGYYVETLGSPLTCFDARQYGTLLLVDLEDEYFTEEIEKLRDDVVNTGLGLAVFSEWYNVDTMVKMRFFDDNTRSWWTPVTGGANVPALNDLLAPFGIAFGDKILNGDFSLLGEQNRYASGTDIVRFPRGGYVHSFPFLDSSESGATQNVLQASGSTKADSPILGLTVMGEGRIAVYGDSNCLDSSHMVTNCFALLRKLLDFTNEDVRDPELFSDSNKQDSPLYEPDNQLPSRRTDVNFSAFSAIVGKELICRTDTRFEIWGTKGYNLQVRGRNRRLPGYPAIDLGRGLNSTSDASNIRHPRLTVRSNKDDFLGNRYLGLFYGDEPDAPMLVGGHWLIPFVVAVTGILLLSFWRIRQKRRRRRKGTSSGRLANI is encoded by the exons ATGGCCACCACCACCCAATGGAgttccctttctctctctctcctccttCTCTCCATCGCCCTCTTCCAAACCCTAACCCCCAATTCCTCGCCGTCGCCCCCTCCTCCCAACTACATCGTCGCCTTCAGCCACTACGCCGCCGCCGATCGCCACCGCGCCTACCTCGAATCCGCACTCCGCCCAGGAGGCTGGCGGTGGATCCCGCGGCAGAACCCGGCGGCGCAGTTCCCCACCGATTTCGGGCTCGTCGCGATCGATGATTCCGCGGTGGTTGACGAGATTCGGAAACTGGGGTCGGTCAAGTACGTGAGCTTGGACATGAGCTACAAGAGGGGTttgatgacaaagaaggatCAGAGACGCAACGACAAGAAGGTTGGTGCGTTTGAGGATGGGAAGAAGAAGCGCCCCGGGAAGATCTTCACTGCGATGTCATTTTGTGAGGCcgaagaaggaggaggagaagaagaacATGCCAGTAATCGCGGCAGTTCTGTCAAGTGGGGGCGGGAATTGTTGATGCAG AGATCACAAGTTACTTCAATGTTCGGGGCTAAGGATCTTTGGGCGAAAGGGTACACTGGTGCAAAGGTCAAGATGGCCATATTTGATACGGGCATTCGAGCTGATCACCCTCATTTTCATAACATCAAG GAGCGTACAAATTGGACAAATGAAGATACTTTGAATGATAATCTTGGACATGGGACATTTGTTGCGGGCGTTATTGCTGGTGTAGATGCTGAGTGCCTTGGTTTTGCACCAGATACAGAGATTTATGCATTTCGTGTGTTCACTGATGCACAG GTGTCATATACATCATGGTTCCTTGATGCCTTCAACTATGCAATTGCTACCAATATGGATGTGCTAAATTTGAGCATAGGTGGACCTGATTACTTGGATCTCCCATTTGTTGAAAAG ATATGGGAGATAACAGCGAATAACATAATCATGGTTTCTGCAATTGGAAATGATGGACCACTTTATGGAACTTTGAACAATCCTGCAGATCAAAGTGATGTCATTGGTGTTGGTGGTATTGACTATAGTGACCATATAGCCTCCTTTTCCTCGCGTGGCATGAGTACCTGGGAGCTTCCTCATGG TTATGGCCGCGTGAAGCCAGACATAGTTGCATATGGACGGGACATAATGGGATCAAAAATTAGTGCGGGTTGTAAAAGTTTATCAGGAACTAGTGTTGCAAGTCCTGTAGTTGCTGGTGTTGTCTGTTTGCTTGTCAGTGTCATTCCTGAACCTGAtagaaaaaatatcttaaacccAGCAAGCATGAAACAAGCATTGGTTGAGGGTGCTGCAAAGCTTTCTGGGCCTAACATGTATGAGCAGGGTGCTGGGAGAGTTGATCT GTTAAAATCATATGAGATTCTTAAGAGCTACAAACCTAGGGCAAGCATCTTTCCCAGTGTTCTTGATTATACAGTTTGTCCTTACACATGGCCTTTCTGTCGTCAGCCACTCTATGCAGGTGCCATGCCTGTGATCTTCAATGCCACCATTTTGAATGGAATGGGTGTTGTCGGATATGTTGATAGTCCACCAACATGGCATCCTTCTGATGAAGAAGGGAATCTTCTAAGCATACATTTTACTTATTCTGAGATCATCTGGCCTTGGACTGGTTATTTGGCCCTTCACATGCAAATCAAGGAAGAAGGTGCACAGTTTTCTGGAAAGATTGAAGGTAATGTGACTCTCAGGGTTTCTAGCCCCCCAGCTCACGGAGAGAAGGACCCTCGAATTAGCATATGTGTGCTTCAATTAAAGTTAAATGTGGTGCCAACACCACCACGGTCAAAACGAATTTTGTGGGATCAGTTTCACAATATCAAATACCCACCTGGTTATATTCCCAGAGATTCCTTGGATGTTCGTAATGACATTCTTGACTGGCATGGGGATCATCTGCATACAAATTTTCACATCATGTTCAACATGTTACGAGATGCTGGTTACTATGTTGAAACACTTGGTTCTCCTCTTACATGCTTTGATGCTCGACAGTATGGAACACTTCTGTTGGTGGATCTTGAGGATGAGTACTTTACCGAGGAGATTGAAAAGCTGAGAGATGATGTTGTAAATACTGGATTGGGATTAGCTGTCTTTTCTGAGTGGTATAATGTAGATACCATGGTAAAGATGAGATTCTTTGATGACAATACACGGAGCTGGTGGACCCCAGTCACTGGAGGTGCTAATGTTCCTGCACTTAATGATCTTTTGGCCCCATTTGGGATTGCTTTTGGAGATAAGATTCtgaatggtgatttttcactttTGGGTGAGCAGAATCGTTATGCTTCTGGAACAGATATAGTGAGGTTTCCAAGGGGTGGCTATGTACATAGCTTTCCTTTCTTAGATAGTTCAGAAAGTGGAGCCACACAGAATGTGCTGCAAGCTTCTGGCTCAACCAAG GCAGATTCTCCAATTCTTGGTCTCACAGTGATGGGTGAAGGTCGCATAGCTGTGTATGGGGACTCCAATTGTTTGGACAGCAGTCATATGGTTACGAATTGTTTTGCCCTTCTGAGGAAATTGCTAGATTTTACTAATGAAGACGTTAGAGATCCAGAACTTTTCTCTGACTCAAATAAACAAGATTCTCCTTTGTATGAACCTGACAATCAGTTGCCATCCCGCAGAACTGATGTAAATTTCTCTGCATTTTCAGCTATTGTGGGGAAGGAATTGATCTGCAGGACTGACACAAGGTTTGAAATCTGGGGAACTAAGGGCTACAATTTGCAAGTCAGGGGAAGAAACAGAAGATTGCCCGGATATCCTGCCATTGATTTGGGGAGGGGTTTAAATTCAACCTCTGATGCTTCCAACATTAGGCATCCTAGGTTGACTGTGAGAAGTAATAAGGATGATTTTCTGGGGAACAGGTATTTAGGCCTGTTCTATGGGGATGAG CCTGATGCACCTATGCTGGTTGGTGGTCACTGGCTGATTCCATTTGTTGTTGCAGTAACTG GTATTTTGCTTTTGAGTTTTTGGCGCATTCGCCAAAAGAGGCGTAGACGAAGGAAAGGAACAAGTTCTGGTAGATTGGCCAATATATAG
- the LOC114368873 gene encoding subtilisin-like protease SBT6.1 isoform X3 produces MLSALVLHQIQRFMHFVCSLMHSLLQVSYTSWFLDAFNYAIATNMDVLNLSIGGPDYLDLPFVEKIWEITANNIIMVSAIGNDGPLYGTLNNPADQSDVIGVGGIDYSDHIASFSSRGMSTWELPHGYGRVKPDIVAYGRDIMGSKISAGCKSLSGTSVASPVVAGVVCLLVSVIPEPDRKNILNPASMKQALVEGAAKLSGPNMYEQGAGRVDLLKSYEILKSYKPRASIFPSVLDYTVCPYTWPFCRQPLYAGAMPVIFNATILNGMGVVGYVDSPPTWHPSDEEGNLLSIHFTYSEIIWPWTGYLALHMQIKEEGAQFSGKIEGNVTLRVSSPPAHGEKDPRISICVLQLKLNVVPTPPRSKRILWDQFHNIKYPPGYIPRDSLDVRNDILDWHGDHLHTNFHIMFNMLRDAGYYVETLGSPLTCFDARQYGTLLLVDLEDEYFTEEIEKLRDDVVNTGLGLAVFSEWYNVDTMVKMRFFDDNTRSWWTPVTGGANVPALNDLLAPFGIAFGDKILNGDFSLLGEQNRYASGTDIVRFPRGGYVHSFPFLDSSESGATQNVLQASGSTKADSPILGLTVMGEGRIAVYGDSNCLDSSHMVTNCFALLRKLLDFTNEDVRDPELFSDSNKQDSPLYEPDNQLPSRRTDVNFSAFSAIVGKELICRTDTRFEIWGTKGYNLQVRGRNRRLPGYPAIDLGRGLNSTSDASNIRHPRLTVRSNKDDFLGNRYLGLFYGDEPDAPMLVGGHWLIPFVVAVTGILLLSFWRIRQKRRRRRKGTSSGRLANI; encoded by the exons ATGCTGAGTGCCTTGGTTTTGCACCAGATACAGAGATTTATGCATTTCGTGTGTTCACTGATGCACAG CCTACTGCAGGTGTCATATACATCATGGTTCCTTGATGCCTTCAACTATGCAATTGCTACCAATATGGATGTGCTAAATTTGAGCATAGGTGGACCTGATTACTTGGATCTCCCATTTGTTGAAAAG ATATGGGAGATAACAGCGAATAACATAATCATGGTTTCTGCAATTGGAAATGATGGACCACTTTATGGAACTTTGAACAATCCTGCAGATCAAAGTGATGTCATTGGTGTTGGTGGTATTGACTATAGTGACCATATAGCCTCCTTTTCCTCGCGTGGCATGAGTACCTGGGAGCTTCCTCATGG TTATGGCCGCGTGAAGCCAGACATAGTTGCATATGGACGGGACATAATGGGATCAAAAATTAGTGCGGGTTGTAAAAGTTTATCAGGAACTAGTGTTGCAAGTCCTGTAGTTGCTGGTGTTGTCTGTTTGCTTGTCAGTGTCATTCCTGAACCTGAtagaaaaaatatcttaaacccAGCAAGCATGAAACAAGCATTGGTTGAGGGTGCTGCAAAGCTTTCTGGGCCTAACATGTATGAGCAGGGTGCTGGGAGAGTTGATCT GTTAAAATCATATGAGATTCTTAAGAGCTACAAACCTAGGGCAAGCATCTTTCCCAGTGTTCTTGATTATACAGTTTGTCCTTACACATGGCCTTTCTGTCGTCAGCCACTCTATGCAGGTGCCATGCCTGTGATCTTCAATGCCACCATTTTGAATGGAATGGGTGTTGTCGGATATGTTGATAGTCCACCAACATGGCATCCTTCTGATGAAGAAGGGAATCTTCTAAGCATACATTTTACTTATTCTGAGATCATCTGGCCTTGGACTGGTTATTTGGCCCTTCACATGCAAATCAAGGAAGAAGGTGCACAGTTTTCTGGAAAGATTGAAGGTAATGTGACTCTCAGGGTTTCTAGCCCCCCAGCTCACGGAGAGAAGGACCCTCGAATTAGCATATGTGTGCTTCAATTAAAGTTAAATGTGGTGCCAACACCACCACGGTCAAAACGAATTTTGTGGGATCAGTTTCACAATATCAAATACCCACCTGGTTATATTCCCAGAGATTCCTTGGATGTTCGTAATGACATTCTTGACTGGCATGGGGATCATCTGCATACAAATTTTCACATCATGTTCAACATGTTACGAGATGCTGGTTACTATGTTGAAACACTTGGTTCTCCTCTTACATGCTTTGATGCTCGACAGTATGGAACACTTCTGTTGGTGGATCTTGAGGATGAGTACTTTACCGAGGAGATTGAAAAGCTGAGAGATGATGTTGTAAATACTGGATTGGGATTAGCTGTCTTTTCTGAGTGGTATAATGTAGATACCATGGTAAAGATGAGATTCTTTGATGACAATACACGGAGCTGGTGGACCCCAGTCACTGGAGGTGCTAATGTTCCTGCACTTAATGATCTTTTGGCCCCATTTGGGATTGCTTTTGGAGATAAGATTCtgaatggtgatttttcactttTGGGTGAGCAGAATCGTTATGCTTCTGGAACAGATATAGTGAGGTTTCCAAGGGGTGGCTATGTACATAGCTTTCCTTTCTTAGATAGTTCAGAAAGTGGAGCCACACAGAATGTGCTGCAAGCTTCTGGCTCAACCAAG GCAGATTCTCCAATTCTTGGTCTCACAGTGATGGGTGAAGGTCGCATAGCTGTGTATGGGGACTCCAATTGTTTGGACAGCAGTCATATGGTTACGAATTGTTTTGCCCTTCTGAGGAAATTGCTAGATTTTACTAATGAAGACGTTAGAGATCCAGAACTTTTCTCTGACTCAAATAAACAAGATTCTCCTTTGTATGAACCTGACAATCAGTTGCCATCCCGCAGAACTGATGTAAATTTCTCTGCATTTTCAGCTATTGTGGGGAAGGAATTGATCTGCAGGACTGACACAAGGTTTGAAATCTGGGGAACTAAGGGCTACAATTTGCAAGTCAGGGGAAGAAACAGAAGATTGCCCGGATATCCTGCCATTGATTTGGGGAGGGGTTTAAATTCAACCTCTGATGCTTCCAACATTAGGCATCCTAGGTTGACTGTGAGAAGTAATAAGGATGATTTTCTGGGGAACAGGTATTTAGGCCTGTTCTATGGGGATGAG CCTGATGCACCTATGCTGGTTGGTGGTCACTGGCTGATTCCATTTGTTGTTGCAGTAACTG GTATTTTGCTTTTGAGTTTTTGGCGCATTCGCCAAAAGAGGCGTAGACGAAGGAAAGGAACAAGTTCTGGTAGATTGGCCAATATATAG
- the LOC114368873 gene encoding subtilisin-like protease SBT6.1 isoform X2 codes for MATTTQWSSLSLSLLLLSIALFQTLTPNSSPSPPPPNYIVAFSHYAAADRHRAYLESALRPGGWRWIPRQNPAAQFPTDFGLVAIDDSAVVDEIRKLGSVKYVSLDMSYKRGLMTKKDQRRNDKKVGAFEDGKKKRPGKIFTAMSFCEAEEGGGEEEHASNRGSSVKWGRELLMQRSQVTSMFGAKDLWAKGYTGAKVKMAIFDTGIRADHPHFHNIKERTNWTNEDTLNDNLGHGTFVAGVIAGVDAECLGFAPDTEIYAFRVFTDAQVSYTSWFLDAFNYAIATNMDVLNLSIGGPDYLDLPFVEKIWEITANNIIMVSAIGNDGPLYGTLNNPADQSDVIGVGGIDYSDHIASFSSRGMSTWELPHGYGRVKPDIVAYGRDIMGSKISAGCKSLSGTSVASPVVAGVVCLLVSVIPEPDRKNILNPASMKQALVEGAAKLSGPNMYEQGAGRVDLLKSYEILKSYKPRASIFPSVLDYTVCPYTWPFCRQPLYAGAMPVIFNATILNGMGVVGYVDSPPTWHPSDEEGNLLSIHFTYSEIIWPWTGYLALHMQIKEEGAQFSGKIEGNVTLRVSSPPAHGEKDPRISICVLQLKLNVVPTPPRSKRILWDQFHNIKYPPGYIPRDSLDVRNDILDWHGDHLHTNFHIMFNMLRDAGYYVETLGSPLTCFDARQYGTLLLVDLEDEYFTEEIEKLRDDVVNTGLGLAVFSEWYNVDTMVKMRFFDDNTRSWWTPVTGGANVPALNDLLAPFGIAFGDKILNGDFSLLGEQNRYASGTDIVRFPRGGYVHSFPFLDSSESGATQNVLQASGSTKADSPILGLTVMGEGRIAVYGDSNCLDSSHMVTNCFALLRKLLDFTNEDLLWGRN; via the exons ATGGCCACCACCACCCAATGGAgttccctttctctctctctcctccttCTCTCCATCGCCCTCTTCCAAACCCTAACCCCCAATTCCTCGCCGTCGCCCCCTCCTCCCAACTACATCGTCGCCTTCAGCCACTACGCCGCCGCCGATCGCCACCGCGCCTACCTCGAATCCGCACTCCGCCCAGGAGGCTGGCGGTGGATCCCGCGGCAGAACCCGGCGGCGCAGTTCCCCACCGATTTCGGGCTCGTCGCGATCGATGATTCCGCGGTGGTTGACGAGATTCGGAAACTGGGGTCGGTCAAGTACGTGAGCTTGGACATGAGCTACAAGAGGGGTttgatgacaaagaaggatCAGAGACGCAACGACAAGAAGGTTGGTGCGTTTGAGGATGGGAAGAAGAAGCGCCCCGGGAAGATCTTCACTGCGATGTCATTTTGTGAGGCcgaagaaggaggaggagaagaagaacATGCCAGTAATCGCGGCAGTTCTGTCAAGTGGGGGCGGGAATTGTTGATGCAG AGATCACAAGTTACTTCAATGTTCGGGGCTAAGGATCTTTGGGCGAAAGGGTACACTGGTGCAAAGGTCAAGATGGCCATATTTGATACGGGCATTCGAGCTGATCACCCTCATTTTCATAACATCAAG GAGCGTACAAATTGGACAAATGAAGATACTTTGAATGATAATCTTGGACATGGGACATTTGTTGCGGGCGTTATTGCTGGTGTAGATGCTGAGTGCCTTGGTTTTGCACCAGATACAGAGATTTATGCATTTCGTGTGTTCACTGATGCACAG GTGTCATATACATCATGGTTCCTTGATGCCTTCAACTATGCAATTGCTACCAATATGGATGTGCTAAATTTGAGCATAGGTGGACCTGATTACTTGGATCTCCCATTTGTTGAAAAG ATATGGGAGATAACAGCGAATAACATAATCATGGTTTCTGCAATTGGAAATGATGGACCACTTTATGGAACTTTGAACAATCCTGCAGATCAAAGTGATGTCATTGGTGTTGGTGGTATTGACTATAGTGACCATATAGCCTCCTTTTCCTCGCGTGGCATGAGTACCTGGGAGCTTCCTCATGG TTATGGCCGCGTGAAGCCAGACATAGTTGCATATGGACGGGACATAATGGGATCAAAAATTAGTGCGGGTTGTAAAAGTTTATCAGGAACTAGTGTTGCAAGTCCTGTAGTTGCTGGTGTTGTCTGTTTGCTTGTCAGTGTCATTCCTGAACCTGAtagaaaaaatatcttaaacccAGCAAGCATGAAACAAGCATTGGTTGAGGGTGCTGCAAAGCTTTCTGGGCCTAACATGTATGAGCAGGGTGCTGGGAGAGTTGATCT GTTAAAATCATATGAGATTCTTAAGAGCTACAAACCTAGGGCAAGCATCTTTCCCAGTGTTCTTGATTATACAGTTTGTCCTTACACATGGCCTTTCTGTCGTCAGCCACTCTATGCAGGTGCCATGCCTGTGATCTTCAATGCCACCATTTTGAATGGAATGGGTGTTGTCGGATATGTTGATAGTCCACCAACATGGCATCCTTCTGATGAAGAAGGGAATCTTCTAAGCATACATTTTACTTATTCTGAGATCATCTGGCCTTGGACTGGTTATTTGGCCCTTCACATGCAAATCAAGGAAGAAGGTGCACAGTTTTCTGGAAAGATTGAAGGTAATGTGACTCTCAGGGTTTCTAGCCCCCCAGCTCACGGAGAGAAGGACCCTCGAATTAGCATATGTGTGCTTCAATTAAAGTTAAATGTGGTGCCAACACCACCACGGTCAAAACGAATTTTGTGGGATCAGTTTCACAATATCAAATACCCACCTGGTTATATTCCCAGAGATTCCTTGGATGTTCGTAATGACATTCTTGACTGGCATGGGGATCATCTGCATACAAATTTTCACATCATGTTCAACATGTTACGAGATGCTGGTTACTATGTTGAAACACTTGGTTCTCCTCTTACATGCTTTGATGCTCGACAGTATGGAACACTTCTGTTGGTGGATCTTGAGGATGAGTACTTTACCGAGGAGATTGAAAAGCTGAGAGATGATGTTGTAAATACTGGATTGGGATTAGCTGTCTTTTCTGAGTGGTATAATGTAGATACCATGGTAAAGATGAGATTCTTTGATGACAATACACGGAGCTGGTGGACCCCAGTCACTGGAGGTGCTAATGTTCCTGCACTTAATGATCTTTTGGCCCCATTTGGGATTGCTTTTGGAGATAAGATTCtgaatggtgatttttcactttTGGGTGAGCAGAATCGTTATGCTTCTGGAACAGATATAGTGAGGTTTCCAAGGGGTGGCTATGTACATAGCTTTCCTTTCTTAGATAGTTCAGAAAGTGGAGCCACACAGAATGTGCTGCAAGCTTCTGGCTCAACCAAG GCAGATTCTCCAATTCTTGGTCTCACAGTGATGGGTGAAGGTCGCATAGCTGTGTATGGGGACTCCAATTGTTTGGACAGCAGTCATATGGTTACGAATTGTTTTGCCCTTCTGAGGAAATTGCTAGATTTTACTAATGAAGAC CTATTGTGGGGAAGGAATTGA